A genomic window from Cryobacterium sp. SO2 includes:
- a CDS encoding ATP-binding protein, with protein sequence MNNVVVSLWAAPRRWRYAAVLLLLLLTYGLGRAALAAPTDQTGVAAWWPAAAAAVLAMCVARGRERILVAVLVAAVSVAANVGGGRPLSVALGFGLANALEAWVFTSIVARRGEPARLDTVRDVLRFSIAVICGAVVIGLVAAGTLVLFEGAVFGTVLLNAIPSHAFAVFVLVPLALVRSGPGRPERRLELLIQMGFLLLVLGVAYGPGRSLPISFLILPLLTWAAFRFGIRIVAWELCGAALVASGLTSLGIGYFTAGQSGAVGTSGSFVQIFLVTYASSVLLLAAELAQRDALLDREREVVHALRDLNLQKDIFVSSVSHELRTPITSILGFAEELEDTTLDADQARFTRVIVRNSHRLAQLVEDLLDLSRMSTQPDAGQIEPVDLEALVTDCVEELAPQAQAAGVSLTAEFGDGPFDVRSSASDLRRILTNLVSNSLKFTPPHGQVWIGCSAAQDGLGMLLTVSDNGVGIPAGDLERVFDRFFRSATAESLAGTGLGLPLTKGLVDRIGGSIDLQSDGRNGTHVTVALPRLRTVLPAATTPPDSSGATTRM encoded by the coding sequence ATGAACAACGTCGTCGTCTCGCTCTGGGCCGCTCCGCGCCGGTGGCGGTACGCGGCCGTTCTGCTGTTGCTGCTACTGACCTACGGCCTCGGCCGCGCCGCGCTCGCGGCACCGACCGACCAGACCGGTGTCGCCGCCTGGTGGCCCGCCGCCGCGGCCGCGGTGCTCGCGATGTGTGTGGCCAGGGGCAGGGAACGCATTCTGGTGGCGGTGCTGGTGGCGGCCGTGAGCGTCGCGGCGAACGTCGGCGGCGGCCGCCCCCTGTCGGTGGCGCTCGGTTTCGGGCTGGCCAACGCGCTCGAGGCCTGGGTCTTCACCAGCATCGTCGCGCGCCGCGGTGAGCCGGCCCGACTCGACACCGTGCGTGACGTGCTGCGCTTCTCGATCGCCGTGATCTGCGGCGCCGTGGTCATCGGCCTGGTCGCGGCCGGCACCCTGGTGCTCTTCGAGGGCGCCGTGTTCGGCACGGTTCTGCTCAACGCCATCCCCTCCCACGCGTTCGCGGTCTTCGTGCTCGTGCCGCTCGCCCTGGTGCGGAGCGGGCCCGGCCGGCCGGAGCGGCGGCTGGAACTGCTCATCCAGATGGGCTTCCTGCTCCTGGTGCTCGGCGTCGCGTACGGGCCGGGCCGGTCGCTGCCGATCTCCTTCCTCATCCTGCCCCTGCTCACCTGGGCGGCCTTCAGGTTCGGCATCCGGATCGTGGCCTGGGAACTTTGCGGGGCCGCCCTGGTCGCGTCCGGCCTCACCTCGCTGGGGATCGGCTATTTCACCGCCGGCCAGAGCGGCGCCGTCGGCACCAGCGGCTCCTTCGTGCAGATCTTCCTGGTCACCTACGCCAGCTCCGTGCTACTGCTGGCCGCCGAGCTCGCCCAACGCGACGCCCTGCTCGACCGGGAACGGGAGGTCGTGCACGCCCTGCGCGACCTCAACCTGCAGAAGGACATCTTCGTTTCCTCGGTCAGCCACGAACTGCGCACCCCGATCACGAGCATCCTGGGCTTCGCCGAAGAGCTGGAGGACACCACCCTCGACGCCGACCAGGCCCGGTTCACCCGGGTGATCGTGCGGAACTCGCACCGGCTGGCGCAGTTGGTGGAGGACCTGCTCGACCTGTCCCGGATGAGCACCCAGCCCGACGCCGGCCAGATCGAGCCCGTCGACCTCGAGGCGCTCGTGACCGACTGCGTGGAGGAACTCGCTCCCCAGGCGCAGGCCGCCGGGGTGAGCCTGACCGCCGAGTTCGGCGACGGTCCGTTCGACGTGCGCAGTTCGGCCTCCGACCTCCGCCGGATCCTGACGAACCTGGTCTCGAATTCGCTGAAGTTCACCCCGCCGCACGGGCAGGTGTGGATCGGCTGCTCAGCCGCGCAGGACGGCCTCGGAATGCTGCTCACCGTGAGCGACAACGGCGTCGGCATCCCCGCCGGCGACCTGGAACGGGTCTTCGACAGGTTCTTCAGGTCGGCGACCGCCGAATCGCTGGCGGGCACCGGGCTCGGCCTCCCCCTCACCAAGGGGCTCGTCGACCGGATCGGCGGCAGCATCGACCTGCAGTCCGACGGCCGGAACGGCACCCATGTGACGGTGGCGCTGCCCCGGCTGCGCACCGTGCTCCCGGCCGCGACCACGCCACCGGATTCGTCGGGCGCCACAACGCGAATGTAG
- a CDS encoding glycoside hydrolase family 38 C-terminal domain-containing protein, whose protein sequence is MHHNERLHDERLERVLRERLLPAVYRARHPLEVAGWSADAAVTDPPVPFDEAVRQTFSPSGPGAGWGAPWGTTWLHITGDVPAEWTGVPGTEPEVVIDLGFTAAIPGFQAEGLVYAADGMVIKGLQSRNRWVPVRAGTPADDGTSPAAVATSPGGLIDLYVEAASNPDLVHDFGFAPTALGDPATLGPGPLYTLGRVDVTLRDLTVWNLVQDIRALDGLQGELPAASTRRAQLRAGLERCLDRLDPDDVADTAAAARAELAPLLDHPASTSAHHVHAVGHAHIDSAWLWPLRETPRKVARTLANVLALGEENPDFHFAMSSAQQFAWVKEHDPRLFERVRAAVAAGIIVPVGGMWVESDTNLPGGEALVRQFVAGQRFFRAEFGLEPGEVWLPDSFGYSAAFPQIARLAGMRWFLTQKLSWSDTNVFPHHTFLWEGIDGSRIFTHFPPVADYNAELTAAELARAERLFAEKAHATVSLVPFGWGDGGGGPTREMLAAARRSRDLEGSPTVELSTPQRFFQAAEAEHPSPPVWSGELYLEFHRGTYTSQARTKRGNRRSEHLLREAELWAATAAVRTGAPYPYDVLERAWQSVLLLQFHDILPGTSIAWVHQEAERRHAHTAHALTGVIDEAVRAIAGVGVRRLRLNAGPYAADGVPALGADADGALAQPGYAAALIERTAAGIVLRNDRLAVTIDADGLISSLRDVLAGRELIPAGSRGNLLQLHRDTPTRWDAWDIDASHRRTVTNLTAADTVEVSVQSDELVGVRVVRTFGRSRVEQHLILRAGSPTLDLRLVIDWHERQKLLRLVFPLDVLAERAASEIQFGHVFRPTHANTTWDAARFETVAHRWVHVGEPGYGVAVANDSTYGHAIDRTLPVDPSGAPSVVAGADRTGTTVRLSLLRAPLYPDPGADQGRHELRVSVRPGAGIADAVAEGYRLNLPVRTVTGVAASSIEPLLRVDNPAVVVEAIKLAEDHSGDLIVRLYEAHGNRSTARLIRHFEATDVVETDLLERPLAAPRADLAAGRPPAEESAVPGPTEASRELVLTLRPFEIVTLRFRRP, encoded by the coding sequence ATGCATCACAACGAACGACTGCACGACGAGCGACTCGAGCGGGTGCTGCGGGAGCGGCTGCTGCCCGCCGTGTACCGGGCCCGGCATCCGCTCGAGGTCGCCGGGTGGTCGGCGGATGCGGCGGTGACCGACCCGCCCGTCCCCTTCGACGAGGCCGTGCGCCAGACCTTCTCCCCGAGCGGCCCCGGCGCCGGCTGGGGAGCCCCGTGGGGCACCACCTGGTTGCACATCACCGGCGATGTGCCCGCGGAGTGGACCGGCGTGCCCGGCACCGAGCCTGAGGTGGTCATCGATCTCGGCTTCACCGCCGCGATCCCGGGCTTCCAGGCGGAGGGACTCGTGTATGCCGCTGACGGCATGGTGATCAAGGGGCTGCAGTCCCGCAACCGCTGGGTGCCGGTGCGGGCCGGGACCCCGGCCGACGATGGCACCTCCCCGGCCGCGGTGGCCACCAGCCCCGGCGGCCTGATCGACCTCTATGTGGAGGCCGCGTCGAACCCCGACCTCGTGCACGACTTCGGCTTCGCCCCCACCGCCCTCGGCGACCCGGCCACCCTCGGCCCCGGCCCGCTCTACACCCTGGGCCGGGTGGATGTGACGCTGCGGGACCTGACGGTGTGGAACCTCGTGCAGGACATCCGGGCCCTCGACGGGCTGCAGGGCGAGCTTCCCGCCGCATCCACCCGCCGGGCGCAGCTGCGCGCCGGCCTGGAACGCTGCCTGGACCGGCTCGACCCCGACGATGTGGCCGACACCGCGGCCGCGGCCCGAGCGGAGCTGGCGCCGCTGCTGGACCATCCGGCGTCGACCAGCGCCCACCATGTGCACGCCGTCGGGCACGCCCACATCGACAGCGCCTGGCTCTGGCCGCTGCGGGAGACCCCGCGGAAGGTGGCCCGCACCCTGGCGAACGTGCTCGCCCTGGGGGAGGAGAACCCCGATTTCCACTTCGCCATGTCGTCGGCGCAGCAGTTCGCCTGGGTCAAGGAGCACGACCCGCGACTCTTCGAGCGGGTGCGCGCGGCCGTCGCGGCGGGCATTATCGTGCCGGTGGGCGGCATGTGGGTGGAATCCGACACCAACCTGCCCGGCGGTGAGGCCCTGGTGCGGCAGTTCGTCGCCGGCCAGCGGTTCTTCCGGGCGGAGTTCGGCCTCGAACCGGGCGAGGTGTGGCTGCCCGACTCGTTCGGCTACTCGGCGGCGTTCCCGCAGATCGCCCGGCTGGCCGGGATGCGCTGGTTCCTCACCCAGAAGCTCTCCTGGAGCGACACCAACGTGTTCCCGCACCACACCTTCCTCTGGGAGGGCATCGACGGCAGCCGCATCTTCACCCACTTCCCGCCCGTCGCCGATTACAACGCCGAACTGACCGCCGCCGAACTTGCCCGCGCCGAACGCCTGTTCGCCGAGAAGGCGCACGCCACGGTGTCGCTCGTGCCGTTCGGCTGGGGCGACGGCGGGGGAGGCCCCACCCGGGAGATGCTCGCGGCCGCCCGCCGCAGCCGCGACCTTGAGGGCTCGCCCACCGTGGAACTGTCCACCCCGCAGCGGTTCTTCCAGGCGGCCGAGGCGGAGCATCCGTCGCCGCCGGTGTGGTCGGGCGAGCTGTACCTCGAGTTCCACCGGGGCACGTACACCTCGCAGGCCCGCACCAAACGCGGCAACCGGCGCAGCGAACACCTGCTGCGCGAGGCCGAGCTGTGGGCCGCGACGGCCGCCGTGCGCACCGGGGCGCCCTATCCGTACGACGTGCTGGAGCGGGCCTGGCAGAGTGTGCTGCTGCTGCAGTTCCACGACATCCTGCCGGGTACCTCGATCGCCTGGGTGCACCAGGAGGCCGAGCGCCGGCACGCCCACACCGCACACGCCCTAACCGGCGTCATCGACGAGGCGGTGCGCGCCATCGCGGGCGTGGGCGTGCGCCGGCTGCGGCTGAACGCCGGCCCGTATGCGGCGGATGGCGTGCCCGCGCTGGGTGCGGACGCCGACGGTGCCCTCGCCCAGCCTGGCTATGCCGCCGCCCTGATCGAACGCACCGCGGCCGGCATCGTGCTGCGCAACGACCGCCTCGCGGTCACCATCGACGCCGACGGGCTCATCTCCTCGCTGCGGGACGTGCTCGCCGGCCGCGAGCTCATCCCTGCCGGCAGCCGGGGCAACCTGCTGCAACTGCACCGCGACACCCCCACCCGCTGGGATGCCTGGGACATCGACGCGTCACACCGGCGCACGGTGACGAACCTCACCGCCGCCGACACCGTGGAGGTGAGCGTGCAGAGCGACGAACTCGTGGGCGTGCGGGTGGTGCGCACATTTGGGCGCTCCCGGGTGGAGCAGCACCTCATTCTGCGGGCCGGATCGCCCACCCTCGACCTGCGCTTGGTGATCGACTGGCACGAACGGCAGAAGCTGCTGCGGCTGGTGTTCCCGCTCGACGTGCTCGCCGAGCGGGCGGCGTCCGAGATCCAGTTCGGGCATGTATTCCGCCCCACGCATGCGAACACCACCTGGGATGCGGCCCGGTTCGAGACCGTCGCGCACCGCTGGGTGCACGTGGGCGAGCCCGGCTATGGGGTGGCGGTGGCGAACGACTCCACCTACGGGCACGCCATCGACCGCACCCTGCCGGTCGACCCTTCCGGCGCACCTTCGGTCGTGGCCGGCGCCGACCGCACCGGCACCACCGTGCGGCTCAGCCTGCTGCGCGCCCCGCTCTACCCCGACCCCGGCGCCGACCAGGGCCGGCACGAACTGCGGGTGTCGGTGCGCCCTGGCGCCGGCATCGCCGACGCCGTGGCCGAGGGCTACCGGCTCAACCTGCCGGTGCGCACCGTCACCGGGGTGGCCGCCTCGAGCATCGAACCCCTGCTGCGCGTCGACAATCCGGCCGTGGTGGTGGAGGCGATCAAGCTGGCCGAGGACCACAGCGGCGACCTCATCGTGCGGCTCTACGAGGCGCACGGCAACCGGTCGACGGCGCGGCTCATCCGGCACTTCGAGGCCACGGATGTGGTCGAGACCGACCTGCTCGAACGCCCGCTGGCCGCACCCCGCGCCGACCTCGCCGCCGGGCGGCCTCCGGCGGAGGAGTCCGCGGTGCCGGGCCCGACCGAGGCGTCGCGGGAACTCGTCCTCACGCTGCGTCCTTTCGAGATCGTCACGCTGCGCTTTCGCCGCCCCTAG
- a CDS encoding ABC transporter ATP-binding protein yields the protein MGRRGTPAEGPRASFSQLLPYLFEHKAVLSVVVVLSVLGAAASLAQPLLVSQVITLVEAGDPLDGIVGGLVALVVVSALISGYQHYLLQRTGEGVVLSSRKRLIGRMLNLPISQFDARRTGDLVSRVSSDTTLLRAVLTQGAVEAIGGSLTFIGAIIAMLIIDPVLLGLTVLVIAVSVVTVVLLSQRIRTASLAAQTKVGDLAASVERAISAVRTVRAANATAREVAVVEKDAEGAWQMGIKVAKVSALVVPIAGIALQVSLLVVLGVGGFRVADGSITIANLVSFILFLFMMIMPLGQFFGAITSINSALGALGRIQEIIDLPSEDQFDRDIAPLAIVVGAANAKVNPDAPAISFEDVRFHYAPSVAATTDAVTGEPLAALVPGALAPAAAAEALLAAEDGSAAAAPAAVSDAAAPAERTPVLRGVSFSAPRGLRTALVGPSGAGKSTILALIERFYDADSGVVRLGGLDIRSLDRTDLRGQIGYVEQDAPVLAGSLRDNLTLATPDATDEQCVAVLHAVNLGEVLDRDPAGLGAAVGEDGVKLSGGERQRLAIARALLAAPPILLLDESTSSLDGMNEQLMREAIDAVAVDRTLIVIAHRLSTVVDSDQIVVLDHGQVVGTGTHSELVVSTPLYRDLAKHQLLV from the coding sequence ATGGGCCGCCGCGGCACGCCGGCCGAGGGGCCGCGGGCCTCCTTCAGCCAGCTGCTGCCCTACCTCTTCGAACACAAGGCCGTGCTCAGCGTGGTCGTGGTGCTCAGCGTGCTCGGCGCCGCCGCCAGCCTGGCCCAGCCGCTGCTGGTGAGCCAGGTAATCACCCTCGTCGAAGCCGGCGACCCGCTCGACGGCATCGTCGGCGGGCTCGTCGCCCTCGTCGTGGTCTCCGCACTGATCAGCGGCTACCAGCACTACCTGCTGCAGCGCACCGGCGAGGGCGTTGTGCTCTCCAGCCGCAAACGCCTGATCGGGCGGATGCTCAACCTGCCGATCAGCCAGTTCGACGCCCGCCGCACCGGCGACCTGGTCTCCCGGGTGAGCTCGGACACCACCCTGCTGCGCGCCGTACTCACCCAGGGCGCCGTTGAAGCCATCGGCGGGTCACTCACCTTCATCGGCGCGATCATCGCGATGCTCATCATCGACCCGGTGCTGCTCGGCCTGACCGTGCTGGTGATCGCCGTGTCGGTGGTCACCGTGGTGCTGCTCTCCCAGCGCATCCGCACCGCCAGCCTGGCCGCCCAGACCAAGGTGGGCGATTTGGCCGCCAGTGTGGAACGCGCCATCAGCGCCGTGCGCACGGTGCGCGCTGCGAACGCCACCGCCCGCGAGGTCGCCGTGGTGGAGAAGGACGCCGAGGGTGCCTGGCAGATGGGCATCAAGGTCGCCAAGGTCTCCGCCCTGGTCGTGCCCATCGCCGGCATCGCCCTGCAGGTGTCATTGCTCGTGGTGCTCGGCGTTGGCGGCTTCCGGGTGGCCGACGGCAGCATCACCATCGCCAACCTGGTCTCGTTCATCCTGTTCCTGTTCATGATGATCATGCCGCTGGGCCAGTTCTTCGGCGCGATCACCTCGATCAACTCCGCACTGGGCGCGCTCGGCCGCATCCAGGAGATCATCGACCTGCCCAGCGAAGACCAGTTCGACCGCGACATCGCGCCGCTGGCGATCGTCGTCGGCGCCGCGAACGCCAAGGTCAACCCGGATGCGCCGGCGATCTCGTTCGAGGACGTGCGGTTCCACTACGCCCCCTCCGTCGCCGCGACCACGGATGCCGTGACCGGCGAGCCGCTCGCCGCTCTCGTGCCCGGCGCGCTCGCGCCTGCGGCCGCCGCCGAGGCCCTGCTCGCCGCCGAAGACGGGTCGGCTGCGGCCGCCCCCGCCGCGGTGTCGGATGCCGCTGCCCCGGCCGAACGCACCCCGGTGCTGCGCGGCGTGTCATTCAGCGCCCCTCGGGGCCTGCGCACCGCGCTGGTCGGCCCCTCCGGCGCCGGCAAGAGCACCATCCTCGCTCTGATCGAGCGCTTCTACGACGCCGACTCCGGCGTGGTGCGCCTCGGCGGCCTCGACATCCGCAGCCTGGACCGCACCGACCTGCGCGGACAGATCGGCTACGTGGAGCAGGACGCCCCGGTGCTGGCCGGCTCGCTGCGGGACAACCTCACCCTGGCCACGCCGGACGCCACCGACGAACAGTGCGTGGCGGTGCTGCACGCGGTGAACCTCGGCGAGGTGCTCGACCGCGACCCGGCCGGACTCGGCGCGGCGGTCGGCGAGGACGGCGTCAAGCTCTCCGGCGGCGAACGCCAGCGCCTGGCGATCGCCCGGGCGCTCCTCGCGGCGCCGCCGATCCTGTTGCTGGACGAGTCGACCTCGAGCCTGGACGGCATGAACGAGCAGCTGATGCGCGAGGCCATCGACGCGGTGGCCGTTGACCGCACCCTCATCGTGATCGCGCACCGCCTGTCGACGGTGGTCGACTCCGACCAGATCGTGGTGCTCGACCACGGCCAGGTCGTCGGCACGGGCACGCACTCCGAGCTGGTCGTCTCCACGCCGCTCTACCGCGACCTGGCGAAGCACCAGCTGCTGGTCTAA
- a CDS encoding GIY-YIG nuclease family protein gives MPFIYILQCSDGSFYVGSTWDLERRIAQHNTADQGAAYTRRRRPVHLVYCEETDRIEDAYAREKQIQGWGRAKRIALIEGRFDDLPGLSKPHDP, from the coding sequence ATGCCCTTCATCTACATCCTGCAGTGCTCTGACGGTTCGTTTTATGTAGGCAGTACCTGGGACCTCGAGCGCCGAATTGCGCAACACAACACGGCGGATCAGGGAGCGGCCTACACCCGTCGTCGGCGCCCGGTACACCTCGTCTATTGCGAGGAGACCGACCGAATAGAGGATGCCTACGCCCGCGAGAAGCAGATCCAGGGTTGGGGGCGCGCGAAACGCATCGCGCTCATTGAGGGCCGCTTCGACGACCTGCCTGGCTTGAGCAAACCGCACGACCCCTGA
- a CDS encoding phosphoenolpyruvate carboxykinase (GTP), translating into MTVTHPTRSDIRTHAAHATQTTAAPVYGAPTGTTDPALQAWVDEIARLTRPDAVVWCTGTAQEADVLSKQLVAEGKLIRLNPEWRPNSFLARTSPNDVARVEDRTFICSTHRDDAGPTNNWAEPGRMRAELGAVFDGSMRGRTMYVVPFSMGPLGGPISQLGVELTDSPYVVLNMGIMTRMGAAVLRLIEAGTPWVRTVHSVGFPLVNSAGIRRADVTWPSNDTKYIVQFPEDREVWSFGSGYGGNALLSKKSFALRIASVMARDEGWLAEHMLLIKVTSPEGGTYHVAAAFPSACGKTNLSMLQPTIPGWSVETIGDDIAWLRPGDDGRLWAINPEAGFFGVAPGTGETTNPTAVQTVWGNTIFTNVALRDDGDVWWEGLTDTPPAHLTDWEGNSWTPDSGRPAAHPNSRFTVPAAQCPSIADSWEDIGGVPIDAIMFGGRRATNVPLVAEARSWKHGVFMGATISSEKTAAAEGTVGELRRDPFAMLPFCGYNMADYWAHWLRVGRGLGSKAPAIFQVNWFRKGEDGSFLWPGFGENSRVLEWIIRRVEGSADAVDTPIGRMPVAGDLNVDGLDVSEEALDQLFRIDPASWLAECDLTEAFFGRFGGRVPPALQSELASLRYHLAP; encoded by the coding sequence ATGACCGTCACGCACCCCACCCGCAGCGACATCCGCACCCACGCCGCCCACGCGACCCAGACCACGGCCGCCCCCGTGTACGGCGCGCCCACCGGCACCACCGACCCCGCCCTGCAGGCCTGGGTCGACGAGATCGCCCGCCTCACCCGGCCGGATGCCGTCGTCTGGTGCACCGGGACCGCCCAGGAGGCCGACGTGCTGTCGAAGCAGCTCGTCGCCGAGGGCAAACTCATCCGGCTCAACCCGGAGTGGCGTCCGAACAGCTTCCTCGCCCGCACCAGTCCGAATGACGTGGCGCGGGTGGAGGACCGCACCTTCATCTGCTCCACCCACCGCGATGACGCCGGCCCCACCAACAACTGGGCAGAGCCCGGCCGGATGCGCGCCGAGCTCGGCGCCGTTTTCGACGGCAGCATGCGCGGCCGCACCATGTACGTCGTGCCGTTCTCGATGGGCCCGCTCGGCGGCCCCATCTCCCAGCTCGGCGTTGAGCTCACCGACTCGCCCTACGTCGTGCTCAACATGGGCATCATGACGCGGATGGGCGCCGCCGTGTTGCGCCTGATCGAGGCCGGCACCCCGTGGGTGCGCACGGTGCACAGCGTGGGCTTCCCGCTGGTGAACTCCGCGGGCATCCGCCGGGCCGACGTCACCTGGCCCAGCAACGACACCAAGTACATCGTGCAGTTCCCCGAAGACCGTGAGGTCTGGTCGTTCGGCTCCGGCTACGGCGGCAACGCGTTGCTGTCGAAGAAGTCGTTCGCGCTGCGGATCGCCTCGGTGATGGCCCGCGACGAGGGCTGGCTGGCCGAGCACATGCTGCTCATCAAGGTCACCTCGCCCGAGGGCGGCACCTACCACGTGGCCGCCGCGTTCCCCTCGGCCTGCGGCAAGACCAACCTGTCGATGCTGCAGCCCACCATCCCCGGCTGGAGCGTGGAGACCATCGGCGACGACATCGCCTGGCTCCGCCCCGGCGACGACGGCCGGCTCTGGGCGATCAACCCGGAGGCCGGGTTCTTCGGCGTCGCCCCCGGCACCGGCGAGACCACCAACCCCACCGCCGTGCAGACGGTGTGGGGCAACACCATCTTCACCAATGTCGCCCTTCGCGACGACGGCGACGTCTGGTGGGAGGGCCTCACCGACACCCCGCCGGCGCACCTCACCGACTGGGAGGGCAACTCCTGGACGCCGGACAGCGGCCGCCCGGCCGCACACCCCAACTCCCGATTCACCGTGCCGGCGGCGCAGTGCCCGTCGATCGCCGACAGCTGGGAAGATATCGGGGGAGTGCCGATCGACGCGATCATGTTCGGCGGCCGCCGCGCCACCAACGTGCCGCTGGTCGCCGAGGCTCGCAGCTGGAAGCACGGCGTCTTCATGGGCGCCACCATCTCCTCGGAGAAGACCGCCGCCGCCGAGGGCACCGTAGGGGAGCTGCGCCGCGACCCGTTCGCGATGCTGCCGTTCTGCGGCTACAACATGGCCGATTACTGGGCGCACTGGCTGCGCGTCGGCCGGGGCCTGGGCAGTAAGGCGCCCGCGATCTTCCAGGTCAACTGGTTCCGCAAGGGCGAGGACGGCAGCTTCCTCTGGCCCGGTTTCGGTGAGAACTCCCGGGTGCTCGAGTGGATCATCCGCCGGGTCGAAGGCTCAGCCGACGCCGTCGACACCCCGATCGGGCGGATGCCGGTGGCCGGCGACCTCAACGTGGACGGCCTCGACGTAAGCGAGGAGGCCCTCGACCAGCTGTTCCGCATCGATCCGGCCTCCTGGCTGGCCGAGTGCGATCTCACCGAGGCGTTCTTCGGCCGGTTCGGCGGCCGGGTGCCGCCCGCCCTGCAGTCCGAGCTCGCCAGCCTGCGCTACCACCTCGCCCCGTAG
- a CDS encoding MFS transporter has product MSASTATGTSVAPAPTNPRSRVILASLIGTTIEFYDFYVYATAAVLVFPHLFFPTGNETAALLASFAVFGAAMVARPLGALFFGHFGDKKGRKATLVGALLTMGIATFLIGLLPTYAMVGWLAPAMLVILRLAQGFALGGEWSGAALVATENAPKGKRAWYGTFPQVGAPLGFIIANGLFLLIALLLPSDDPTRPSDAFLEWAWRVPFLFSAVMVIVGLWVRLRLVESDAFTKIVTTKKVAKLPLAAVFKSNWRELILGTFIMLATYVLFYLMTTFSLSYGRAATDAPVAGLGYSYTTFVLMMIGGVLFFGVFTLASGPWADRFGRRRTLLWVTAGIVVFGFLFVPLLGAGFIGVMIFLILGFTLMGMTFGPMGALLPELFPTHVRYTGSAFAYNMSSILGAAVAPFIAVWLWTLGEGSPFWVGIYLSVMGLITLVALYLSRETRDLDLER; this is encoded by the coding sequence ATGTCAGCATCCACCGCGACGGGCACATCCGTCGCTCCCGCGCCCACGAATCCTCGCAGCCGCGTCATCCTGGCCAGCCTCATCGGCACGACCATCGAGTTCTACGACTTCTACGTCTACGCCACCGCCGCGGTCCTGGTCTTCCCGCACCTGTTCTTCCCCACCGGCAACGAGACAGCCGCACTGCTGGCCTCCTTCGCGGTGTTCGGCGCCGCCATGGTCGCCCGCCCGCTCGGCGCCCTGTTCTTCGGCCACTTCGGCGACAAGAAGGGCCGCAAGGCCACCCTGGTCGGCGCGCTGCTCACCATGGGCATCGCCACCTTCCTGATCGGGCTGCTGCCCACCTACGCGATGGTGGGCTGGCTCGCCCCGGCGATGCTCGTCATCCTGCGCCTCGCCCAGGGCTTCGCGCTCGGCGGCGAGTGGAGCGGTGCGGCACTTGTGGCCACCGAGAACGCCCCCAAGGGCAAGCGCGCCTGGTACGGCACCTTCCCGCAGGTCGGTGCCCCGCTCGGTTTCATCATCGCCAACGGCCTGTTCCTGCTCATCGCGCTGCTGCTGCCCTCCGACGACCCGACCCGGCCGTCCGACGCGTTCCTCGAATGGGCCTGGCGGGTACCGTTCCTGTTCAGCGCCGTCATGGTGATCGTGGGCCTCTGGGTGCGCCTGCGCCTGGTGGAGAGCGACGCGTTCACCAAGATCGTCACCACCAAGAAGGTCGCCAAGCTGCCGCTCGCCGCGGTGTTCAAGTCCAACTGGCGTGAACTCATCCTGGGCACCTTCATCATGCTGGCCACCTACGTGCTGTTCTACCTGATGACCACGTTCAGCCTCAGCTACGGCCGTGCGGCCACGGATGCGCCGGTGGCGGGCCTCGGCTACAGCTACACCACGTTCGTGCTGATGATGATCGGCGGGGTGCTGTTCTTCGGCGTCTTCACCCTCGCGTCGGGACCCTGGGCCGACAGGTTCGGCCGCCGCCGCACCCTGCTCTGGGTGACCGCGGGCATCGTGGTGTTCGGTTTCCTGTTCGTGCCGCTGCTGGGCGCCGGGTTCATCGGCGTGATGATCTTCCTGATCCTCGGCTTCACCCTGATGGGCATGACGTTCGGCCCGATGGGCGCACTGCTGCCCGAGCTGTTCCCCACCCACGTGCGCTACACCGGCTCCGCCTTCGCCTACAACATGAGCTCGATCCTCGGCGCGGCCGTGGCCCCGTTCATCGCGGTGTGGCTGTGGACCCTCGGCGAGGGCAGCCCGTTCTGGGTGGGCATCTACCTCTCGGTGATGGGTCTGATCACCCTGGTGGCGCTGTACCTCAGCCGCGAGACCCGCGACCTCGACCTGGAGCGCTGA
- a CDS encoding response regulator transcription factor: MPRILIVEDDEDVRALIAHKLRRAGHEVSEAGDGEEGLAAARASPPELMVLDWMMPKLTGIEVCAQIRADTTMVQPRILLLTAKSQDSDIALAMQTGADSYLIKPFRANDLLERVTALLDTP, translated from the coding sequence ATGCCGCGTATTTTGATCGTCGAGGACGATGAGGATGTCCGTGCGCTGATCGCGCACAAGCTCCGCCGGGCCGGGCACGAGGTGTCGGAGGCCGGCGACGGCGAGGAGGGCCTCGCGGCCGCCCGCGCCAGCCCGCCCGAGCTGATGGTGCTGGACTGGATGATGCCCAAGCTCACCGGCATCGAGGTGTGCGCGCAGATCCGGGCGGACACGACGATGGTGCAGCCGCGCATCCTGCTGCTCACCGCGAAGTCGCAGGACAGCGACATCGCTCTGGCCATGCAGACGGGCGCCGACAGCTACCTGATCAAGCCGTTCCGGGCCAACGACCTCCTCGAGCGGGTCACCGCGCTCCTCGACACGCCCTGA